The Lactuca sativa cultivar Salinas chromosome 2, Lsat_Salinas_v11, whole genome shotgun sequence genome includes the window AAtgttgtattaaactgtgaattttgattttttttagccAGATCTTATTTTAAAGGGAAAGATATTGGCGATGTTTGCACGATGGTTGGGGGTGGTGATAGTTGATTGCAGTGTACGATAGTTGACAGTGTTGATactggtggtggtggtagagtaAGCATCTTCTTCATTGGTTTCAGATAAATTATTATCTTTTAGGATTCATGTATATTTCTTTTATGTTTGCTTCTGAAATATGATATaatttatttatgtattaaattgtgaatgagTTTTTTAATACACTGAAATATGAGATTATACTTGTAAATGAGTTGTGAATGTATTGTATAAAATTGTGAATTCTATGTATTGCGTTGGAATTTTATTCAcgacttaatatattaaattcacaatttaatacataaaaatgtcTACATGtattaacatataaatataagttttaatttgaaaatatggttgtaaatataaaaaaaaaattgtcttaaattgtgaatttattatattaaattgtgaattttgtatacTAACCTGTGAATTGTGCATTATATTGTTAATTTTATTCAcgacttaatatattaaattcacaatttaatacataaaaatgtcTCCATATATTAACCTATAGATATAAGTTATAATTTGAAAATATAGCTGTAAATATAATTTGTTTTTgtcttaaattgtgaatttattatattaagctgttaactttgtatattaaactgtgaattgtgtATTATGTTGTGAATGTTATTCAcgacttaatatattaaattcacaatttaatacgtAGAAATGTCTCcatatattaacatataaatataagttttaatttgTAAATATGActgtaaatatatattttttgtcttaaattgtgaattttgtatacTAAACTGTAAATTATCTGTATTAAGAGTTTCAATTTGATATTATAGTtgtgaatttatatttttttgtattaaactgtaaatttattgtaATGAGCTGTGAAATTTATGTATTAAGCTGTGATTTTTCTATATTAAACTTTGAATTAACTACATTAAGCGgtgaatatttatttaaattgctaaattgactatattaaactgtgatattgtgtttaaaaatatgaattgactgcattaaactatgaattttctCTTTAATCTGTAAATTAACTATATTTTGCTgtgaattttttataatttttgttaaaatatgaatgatttatgtataaatttttgtgttaattttcttatgaatatatatatatatatatatatatatattgtataaaTTTGTAAAAATCCACtagtttttataattgttttgcattaaattcaaaaCGAGTGAATTAATATGCTTAATTAGACTGTGAATATAGTATTTAAGTTGTTAAAGCATGACTTTATTTACAGATttgattttgaagaaatgacAGTTAGTATGTTGATACAAGTGGTTGGTGGTAGCATGTGGTGGTAGAGTTTGAGTTTTTGACTTGTTTGAATTAGTGAATTATTGTAAAACAGTttctattaagttgtgaatttttagcATTAAAATGTAAATGGATTGTGtaaatttgtattttatataaagttttgtgttaaaatatgagaGCATAAACAGGTGAAAATTTTAGACTGTAAAAATTATAAGTTTGCTCTTTTCGtaccaaaaacaaaaaaattaggattttaacatgtttaatcaGAGTATCTTGTAAATATTTACTAATTAATTGGGGTTcttagggtttttaattttttatggttctcatttgaaccactccatatatatatatatatatatatatatatatatatatatatatatatatatatatatatatatatatatatatatatatatatatatatatatatatatatatatatatataacgaggaCTTtgcaaaaaaattaataataataaaaaaagccTTAAGTCATTTGTTTTCATCTCATTTACACCCAAAACATCTCTAGTAGCACATAAACGAACTTGGGGCAATAAACTACAAATTTAAGGGGATCAAGCAAGAAAAGATTAGAAAGAAAGCTTCGAGCCTCGATTTCTTCATCCCGGTACAAAGTACCAGGGGTAAGCGTCTAATTCGTTTAAATTTCAAGTTACATGCAGATATTATGTTggaaaatttagggtttgtggtggagatctggataccaattTGGATTGTGATATCACATTCTGAACtaatatttctaccctatgcctaggttacaagaaattcagcctaggataatccaagttgACACTTACGTTTCTAGGCACAGAAGACGTAAGCCAATATACTAGAGGATTCTGtgaaagtctgatgaaaacgagagcttaagatcgtgttaggtgcatttcatgcattcatttgtagttttagtttataaaagtgcattgcatttaggtttaaactcatgcattttgcatatttttcgggatttttcatgatgcaattccattcacacacttttatgatatttcagggactttttgAAGGTTGGAAATCGCTGGAGGAAGTTTAAAAAGAACTGGAGACAGAGTTACAGAAGTTTTGGAGCTCAGAAGAAAGAGAATGAAGAATATGGCTTCTCAgaagtttacacggccgtgtaaatgctcCCCTTttatttacacgggccgtgtaaacgtacaTGCAAGGGCAGTCTACTTCGATGGCATTGAAAGATTAAGCATTCTACTTCTATTGTTTACACGGCTGTGTAAATGGTACCCtttaatttacacgggccgtgtaaacgtctcgACAGTTTTAAAGTGGTTTTGTCTTCTTATAATGGAGACAATCGGTTTTGTGAGGAGTGAGGTCGGATTTTGGGAGAAAGGAAGCCGATTTTCAGAACTTTTGCAAGTAGATTAACACTTGGAAACactttaatttcctttttgtaaGTCAATTTGAAGTTTAAACTTGTTTGATTTGTAGTTCAACCTAGATATGTGTGGTTGATTTCATTATCATTTCCGAATCTGAATTCTTACGTATGTGTTGTTAGATTGTAACTTGAATTTTACTTGTGTTTATTatctagtaatctttgatttgatcttaattatatgtttggttggttctctttttcacttgatcaatgaattagggttctagtcaatctagttaatcaaattatgaaattcgtatatgttttatgatttgatgttagtaacaCACACTTACTTGGttgtaattagatcaaaattagtgTAATCAAAGATTAAATGTTTATATTACCAAGCTTAATAGGAATGTTAAACATTGTTGGTAATTAGTGCAAGAACTTaatgtcatttaatgatttgatgcaagagcatatttgaattgaatcaattaaatgaagttttatttgaagagcttgttttgaataaaatacttttgcCAATTTGGATATTGGAGTTGATTAATATCCAACTTACCAACCTAGATTGAACATGAGTTATAATCATATTACATCTTTCAACATAATACATGTATAAGAGTCAGAATCGGAAATGTACTTCTTTTATTGCGCTTGTTATCAATCTTTCTTATTTATGAAGTTTAATTCAAGCTCAAACACAATCccccattttaatattatttgtattatgtgtgaaAATATGGCAAGATAAGAAGTCCTGTATTCCTATGGACCGACCTTGCTTACTCTATACTATTTTTAGTATTAGAAATAGCAGTGATTTgagttttattaatattattttatcccaTCATTTGTTGGTTTGACCACCAAACAAATTGGTGTCGTTGCCGGGGATACGGtagtactaattgtttatgccaagATCTTTTCGCACAGGTACACCTTTACCAGTTGATTTGGAGATAGAAAAATCTGCTAAACAGAGAAGGAAGCAAGCCAGACTTTTAAAGAAACAATAACAATCCGGAGCTTCTTCATCAAATCTATCAACTACATCCTCTCCAACATCCAAAAGTATCACCCCACCATCTTCACCTACTTCTACCATGGCAGACAACCATGGAGGAAATCAAAATCCTCCACATCCACCACCTGAACAAACCTTTAGACAATGGGCCACTCAAGATGTCACCCAACAACCTTTGTGCATAAATTACCCTGCAACAATCAACTTTGAACTCAAGTCTGGACTCATCCATTTGTTACCCTCATTCCGTGGTCTTGAGAATGAAGACCCAcataaattccttaaggaatttcatGTTGTTTGTGTGGGTATGAAGCCACATGAAGTCACAGAAGATCAAATCAAGTTAAGGGCATTTCCCTTTGCTTTACAAGATTCAGCCAAGGAGTGGTTGTATGACTTACCACCGGGGTCAGTCACAACATGGAATGAACTTGCAAGGATGTTTCTGGATAAATATTTTCCCGAAATGAGAGCTTCAGCTTTACGTAGAGAGATAATTGGCATCAAGCAACAAAAGAGAGAAGTCTTGCATACTTATTGGGAACAGTTCAAGAAATTGTGCTCAAGATGTCCACAACATGGGATTACAGAATATCAGTTGCTGCAGTATTTTTGTGAAGGAATGTCATCTTGGGATAGGAGATTACTCAATGCATCAAGTGGTGGATCTATAGCTAATAAGACTCCAACAGAAATCAGAGTTCTTATAAAAAACATGGCAGAAGAGTCCAAGCATACAGTCCAAGAAGAAGAGTGGTACAGTGATGCACCAAGGGGGTGAAAGAAATTTCTACTCCAAAAATTGAAAGTCACCAAGGGGGTGATGCACCTTGTGGCATTTGTACACAAGTTGGACATCCCACTGACATGTGCCCCATGTTACAAGAAGATGTAGAGCCAGTTCAAGCTATGGGATTTTCAAGTCAACAACAAGGAAACTTCCAGCCAAGCAGCAATCCAAATTGGCATCAACCTAATACCAATTTTCAGCCTAGACCACCACCTTATCAACCAAGACCCCCATTTCAAAATCAAATGCATCACCAACAAAATTATCAACCACATTTCCAGCCAACTCAACCTCCTCATCAATCTCAATATCAacctcaaaacatgcatcaaggaAGTAGTTCAAGCGGATCGGGAATGTCTTTGGAAGACATTGTTAAGAGTTTAGCCACAAGTACTCAAACCTTTCAAAATGAGACCAAAGCGAGCATCAAGACTTTGGAGCAACAAATGACTCAACTCGCCACTTCTGTGAGTAAATTGGAGTCACAAGGCAAACTACCCGCGCAAACCGAGAAGAATACAAAACATAGTGCATGTGTCATCACTTTGAGGAATGGCAAAGAATATGAAGGTCCAAagatggttgaagaagaagaaaagatggagctagagaaagaagaagagaagTCAAAAACACCTTCCAAGCAAGTTCCTATTGAAGCAAAAGTCACTCCTCCTCGATTTCCTTCAAGATTAAACAAGTCAAAGCGTGAAAGTGAAGACAATGAAATCATGGAGATGTTCAGGAAGGTAGAGGTAAATATTCCTCTTATTGATGCCATCAAACAAGTCCCTAGGTATGCAAAATTCCATAAGGAATTATGTACATCTAAGAAAAAACTAAAAGGGAATGAAACTGTCAAAGTAGGAGAAAATGTGTCTGCAGTGTTACAAAAAAGATTACCTCAAAAATGTAAGGATCCGGGTGTTTTCACGGTTCCTTGCAAATTAGGTAATCTTCATGTTCCACGAGCTATGCTAGACCTTGGAGCTTCTATCAATGTTTTGCCATTTTCCATCTTTAAAACTTTAAATATTGGCACATTGAAGAAGACCGGGGTAATCATTCAATTGGCTGATAGATTTTTAGTACATCCAAAAGGTGTGCTAGAAGATTTGTTAGTCCAAGTGAATGAACTAGTGTTTCCAGCAGATTTTTATGTCCTTGATATGGATGATGATGACTCACCAAATTTGAGTTCAATTCTTCTAGGAAGACCCTTTTTGAAAACAGCTAGGacgaaaattgatgtttatgatGGTACATTGTCCATGGAATTTGATGGGGAGGtgataaattttaatatttatgatgCTATGAGATATCCAAGTGATATTTCATCTTTGAATTTTGTGGATGTCATTGAACCATTGACAGAGGAGTGTTTTGATTTGTCTAATCTTGATGTGTTAGCTCTCATTTTAAACAggaatcttcaaaaggaaagaGTGGAAAAACTTGCCAATCAATTTACAattgataaagagattatggAGGTTGTGTCTTGCatggatgagaagaagaaaatgAGGTTTGATGTTCCAAAGCTGAAAATACCAATGTCTAATGAGAAACTTGTTCCTTCTATTGTGCAGGCACCAGAATTGGAGCTAAAAACTTTACCCGAGCATCTCAAGTATGCATATCTTGGAGACAAGGAAACTTTTCCAGTGATCATTTCCACCAAGTTGTCAACAAAAGAAGAGGAAGAACTTGTCACCACTTTGAAGGAATATAAGGAAGCAATTGGGTGGACTATAGCCGACATCAAAGGGCTAAGTCCTTCGCTTTGCATGCACAAAATCCTTATGGAAGAAGATTACAAGCCTTCCCGAGAAGCTCAAAGGCGTCTGAATCCTCTAATGATGGAGGTTGTGAAAGGAgattttgaagttgttgaatgcgGGAATGATTTACCCTATATCAGATAGTAAGTGGGTAAGTCCGGTCCAAGTTGTGCCGAAGAAGACAGGTGTTACctagggatgagcatcggaaGCGGGTACCTGCCTTCAGAACCGGAACCGTCTCGGAACTGCCGGTTTTGGAATCGGAACCGCcttaggcggttccggttccggttcctaaagtCTAGGAACTaccttaagcggttccggttccaattcTCATTTTTACAAAACCGATACCCGCTGGATACccgccggttccggttctaaTACCGGGTACCCGGAACCGGTGGTTAACCGGAACCGGTACCGACGGATACCCGCctttttcttaaaaaatatatagatattaaatttttatattttgttaattatgttttaaaaaacaGGGCAATAGAAGTTATACCTAATTTCCTTAGTCGTTTTTAGGGTTCATTCTAAAAAAAACACGCCGACACCATAGCCTCTCTTTTTCTCGTCTCTCTCCCTTCTCAAACGAGTCATCATTTATTCAATTGAAGCTTCAATCGCTCCCGTTACCGATCGTTCTATTCAATCGAAGGTTCAATCAGTAGGCTCAATCGATCGTTTTGTTCCCGTTACCGATCATTCGTTCAGCCGATCGTTCAATCAGTATGCTTCAATCAACACTCTCCGTTGCCAACACCGAGCGATCTAACAGGTATTGAGTTCTTTTCCCTCTAGATTTCAAGTTTTTCCATCCCTAATTCCATATATTACTCTTTAACCCAAAATCCTTCTTTTATTGTGATCGTTGTTGTTGAGTTTGACATTTGGGGATAGTTTTTAGTTATTGAATTTCACTTTTGGGGTAATTTTGCAGATTGGGGTTGCGAAATGGCCATACACTCGGTTGAACTGAAACAGGGCCAAACGGGGCTctgtaatattattttttttcttttttcaaacgTCGATACATCGATTTTGGTTCACAGGTTTATATGTTCAATGTCCATCTGTCTCCCTCACGAATCAAGGTATGTTTTTTATTCAAGAGTCGATTTtatgttgttttttattttattttatgaacaGATATTGAGTTTTGTTGATGTGATCCATCAAGAAACACCAACTGatcattttcattttaatttttgttaCTCGGCTGGTTGGAAGGAATACCGTGTTAGAATTTGGATTCAGTAAGTACATCAACCTCAAGTTTCAACTCATTTCAATGTCACAATATTAAAATGCATACATATTACTTACTAACACACCCATCTGCTTCTTTATCTGCAGTACGCATTAGGTTGCTTTATATTCAATTAACTCAAGTAACCCATTGGCATTTTTCCTAACAATTATCTATATCTTTATGGTCAAACTTTTAACATTACCGCtgattgtttttttgtttttacagGGTGGAAAGATTGAAGCTGAAGTTAAACTTACTGGAATTTTGAGCTTAGGAGCATTACAGCCAAGAGAAGTTAGAAAATATGGCACTACAATTGCACGAGGACTATTTGCACTAGTTaaccaacattttttttgttgCTTGAATGGATATGGCAGTTGATTGTAAGCCTGGAGAAGCATACAAAATAGATGACGAATCAAACTTTTTTATCTAGTATAACAaattacattgtttacatatatgatattatatgatACAAGTTTCTTTTGTAGGTTGTTGAAGTTGATGTTAAAGTTGAAGAACCAGGAAAAGACGATGTTTATAGTTTGTTACTTTTgctgtttttattgttaattttgCTATTTTTATTGTTACTTTTGCTTGTTTTTATTGTTGATGTTTTTGCTTTTATGAATTACAATTTTAGTCTCCTGTTGTAATTTTATAGT containing:
- the LOC128132484 gene encoding uncharacterized protein LOC128132484; the encoded protein is MCPMLQEDVEPVQAMGFSSQQQGNFQPSSNPNWHQPNTNFQPRPPPYQPRPPFQNQMHHQQNYQPHFQPTQPPHQSQYQPQNMHQGSSSSGSGMSLEDIVKSLATSTQTFQNETKASIKTLEQQMTQLATSVSKLESQGKLPAQTEKNTKHSACVITLRNGKEYEGPKMVEEEEKMELEKEEEKSKTPSKQVPIEAKVTPPRFPSRLNKSKRESEDNEIMEMFRKVEVNIPLIDAIKQVPRYAKFHKELCTSKKKLKGNETVKVGENVSAVLQKRLPQKCKDPGVFTVPCKLGNLHVPRAMLDLGASINVLPFSIFKTLNIGTLKKTGVIIQLADRFLVHPKGVLEDLLVQVNELVFPADFYVLDMDDDDSPNLSSILLGRPFLKTARTKIDVYDGTLSMEFDGEVINFNIYDAMRYPSDISSLNFVDVIEPLTEECFDLSNLDVLALILNRNLQKERVEKLANQFTIDKEIMEVVSCMDEKKKMRFDVPKLKIPMSNEKLVPSIVQAPELELKTLPEHLKYAYLGDKETFPVIISTKLSTKEEEELVTTLKEYKEAIGWTIADIKGLSPSLCMHKILMEEDYKPSREAQRRLNPLMMEVVKGDFEVVECGNDLPYIR
- the LOC122196801 gene encoding amine oxidase [copper-containing] zeta, peroxisomal-like isoform X2, giving the protein MLQSTLSVANTERSNRFICSMSICLPHESRNTVLEFGFIRIRLLYIQLTQGGKIEAEVKLTGILSLGALQPREVRKYGTTIARGLFALVNQHFFCCLNGYGS
- the LOC122196801 gene encoding uncharacterized protein LOC122196801 isoform X1; this encodes MAIHSVELKQGQTGLCNIIFFLFSNVDTSILVHRFICSMSICLPHESRNTVLEFGFIRIRLLYIQLTQGGKIEAEVKLTGILSLGALQPREVRKYGTTIARGLFALVNQHFFCCLNGYGS